In Novipirellula caenicola, one genomic interval encodes:
- a CDS encoding serine/threonine-protein kinase has protein sequence MSMTDLSAEPFATRHLTDAQKEHLSMLLERYMSGLENGLPPTVEELTSDSPELRQPLRYCVAGLQNLHRMAAGLEPASCASSFEQSTASLAPSSYASRSLSAKKTAIDTRNREGQPSPHGRRLGDFYLHEQIGRGGMGVVYRATQRSLKRTVAIKLLPLPSILDSRQITRFQHEAEAAGGLQHPHIVPVYAVGCERGVHYYAMQFIDGMSVDEIILKRSLEFQSVDQGDTLNQSVTDDWRTTVGQAIQAAEGLHAAHEFGVVHRDVKPSNLLIDQNGKLWVTDFGLARVQSDVSLTQSGDIVGTMKYMSPEQARGESAIVDGRTDVYSLGVTLYEMLTLRPAHEGDDAPAILRTIENDAIVPLRKRCPHLPRDLATVVAKAMAKNRDGRYETAKAFADDLRRVLAGEPTIARPPTLLDRIGRLANKHRRSVAVSMIVGMFAMVGFAIFTVMLAAEKQVSDANEAIALAHQMRATRNEQIARDWIDRIGSQMAELLDDIPAAAPVRRRLLGETLDYYKRFASEASDDPTLRKELAVTYGKIGAFQSELGASEEAIAALERSEELYHELARQSPDDAALSLQWSISQNNLAEKFSQTGRIEQAAHWFGNAIVTQQRLLNQHRDAKDTSMPENLDARVVTRELATTLNNLGLLLDEAEKTQEANTVYRRAIQLLETSGSEAGLLASIQSNLAGLLSKRSPEQAIEFAKKALAQQTKSLAQNRGDAKLATQVVLTLNSLGTSHAQRSQHAEAIQSFEEAIEIAQQLQTRWPDSPAYSRDLVISFNHLGLSLAAIGKRHEAKNAFEKALPYQRSLAALYPDDAEVQSMLGGVLNNLGFLQQQLGNGRVARQYFIEAAEHQSRAVQLAPEVPRYQAYLAKHQRNSLTLGNARRSYDD, from the coding sequence ATGAGTATGACAGACCTTAGCGCCGAACCGTTCGCCACCCGGCACTTGACCGATGCCCAGAAAGAGCACCTCAGCATGCTGCTGGAACGTTACATGTCAGGTCTCGAAAATGGATTGCCGCCGACCGTGGAAGAGCTGACATCGGATTCGCCCGAGTTACGTCAACCGCTTCGCTATTGTGTCGCCGGATTGCAAAATCTGCATCGCATGGCTGCGGGATTGGAACCGGCATCGTGTGCCTCGTCGTTCGAGCAGTCCACTGCGTCGCTTGCTCCATCGAGTTATGCTTCACGCAGTCTTTCTGCAAAGAAAACGGCCATTGACACTCGAAACCGCGAAGGCCAACCGTCGCCACACGGGCGTCGTCTCGGCGATTTCTATTTGCATGAACAGATTGGGCGTGGAGGAATGGGAGTGGTCTACCGGGCCACCCAACGGTCGCTCAAACGCACCGTGGCGATCAAGCTATTGCCGCTGCCTTCGATTCTCGATTCGCGTCAAATCACGCGGTTTCAACACGAAGCCGAAGCGGCCGGTGGGCTACAACACCCACATATTGTGCCGGTGTATGCCGTCGGTTGCGAACGTGGCGTGCATTACTATGCCATGCAATTCATCGATGGGATGTCGGTGGACGAAATCATTCTTAAACGCAGCCTTGAGTTTCAGAGTGTTGACCAAGGCGACACGCTGAATCAATCGGTTACCGATGATTGGCGAACAACGGTCGGCCAGGCCATTCAAGCGGCCGAAGGGCTGCATGCGGCTCATGAATTCGGAGTGGTGCATCGCGATGTCAAACCGTCAAACCTACTGATTGACCAAAACGGCAAGCTGTGGGTGACCGACTTTGGTTTGGCGCGGGTGCAAAGTGACGTATCACTCACCCAGTCCGGCGATATCGTCGGGACGATGAAATACATGAGCCCCGAGCAGGCGAGAGGGGAATCCGCGATCGTCGATGGACGCACCGATGTTTATTCGCTGGGGGTGACGCTGTACGAGATGTTGACGTTGCGTCCGGCCCACGAAGGTGATGACGCTCCGGCAATCCTTCGTACGATCGAAAACGACGCGATCGTGCCACTGCGAAAGCGATGTCCGCATCTGCCTCGCGATCTCGCGACGGTGGTTGCCAAGGCGATGGCGAAAAACCGAGACGGACGCTACGAAACCGCGAAAGCGTTTGCCGATGATTTGCGCCGCGTGTTAGCGGGTGAACCGACCATCGCCCGTCCGCCGACGCTATTGGACCGGATCGGTCGACTCGCCAACAAGCATCGCCGAAGCGTTGCCGTGTCGATGATCGTTGGCATGTTCGCGATGGTTGGCTTTGCCATTTTCACGGTTATGTTGGCTGCCGAAAAACAAGTCTCCGACGCGAACGAGGCAATTGCACTCGCTCATCAAATGCGTGCGACTCGCAATGAACAGATCGCTCGGGACTGGATCGATCGGATCGGATCGCAAATGGCCGAACTGTTGGACGATATCCCTGCAGCCGCTCCTGTCCGTCGCCGGTTGCTTGGCGAAACGCTGGACTATTACAAACGTTTTGCCAGCGAAGCAAGCGACGATCCGACGCTACGCAAAGAGTTGGCAGTGACCTACGGAAAAATCGGCGCGTTCCAAAGTGAATTGGGGGCCAGCGAAGAAGCAATCGCAGCACTTGAGCGATCCGAAGAACTCTATCACGAATTGGCTCGGCAATCACCCGACGACGCCGCGCTGAGTTTGCAGTGGTCGATTAGCCAAAACAATCTCGCCGAAAAATTCTCGCAAACCGGTCGAATCGAACAAGCCGCGCATTGGTTTGGCAATGCAATTGTCACCCAGCAGCGTTTGTTGAATCAGCACCGCGATGCAAAGGACACGTCGATGCCCGAGAACCTCGATGCGAGGGTCGTGACTCGAGAATTGGCCACAACGCTAAATAACCTTGGATTGTTGTTGGACGAAGCTGAGAAAACGCAAGAAGCGAACACCGTTTACCGGCGTGCCATCCAATTGTTGGAAACGTCGGGCTCCGAAGCGGGCTTGTTGGCATCGATTCAATCGAATTTGGCGGGGCTGCTTTCAAAACGATCGCCAGAGCAAGCCATCGAGTTCGCTAAAAAAGCTTTGGCCCAGCAAACGAAGTCGCTCGCACAAAACCGGGGCGACGCGAAATTGGCAACGCAGGTTGTGTTGACGCTTAACTCACTTGGCACTTCGCATGCCCAGCGATCTCAACACGCCGAAGCGATCCAATCGTTCGAAGAGGCGATCGAGATTGCCCAGCAACTGCAAACGCGATGGCCCGATTCACCGGCCTACTCACGCGATTTGGTGATCAGCTTCAATCATCTTGGTTTGTCGCTGGCCGCCATTGGAAAACGACATGAAGCAAAAAACGCATTTGAAAAAGCGTTGCCATACCAACGATCACTGGCCGCTTTGTACCCCGACGATGCGGAAGTCCAAAGCATGCTCGGTGGCGTGCTAAATAATTTGGGATTTTTGCAGCAACAACTTGGCAATGGCCGCGTCGCTCGCCAGTATTTCATCGAAGCCGCAGAACACCAATCTCGAGCCGTCCAGCTTGCACCGGAGGTCCCACGGTATCAAGCGTACTTGGCAAAACATCAACGCAATTCACTCACGCTTGGCAATGCGAGGAGATCCTACGATGACTGA
- a CDS encoding NAD(P)-binding oxidoreductase: MNLARCICVLGGDTVLGRQVISVARRCGFHVKTQVQDPSFEHAANSLEVVLCELNDQRSLTDVVSDCMAVINCYGPTMRTCGSGAMTEAAKLTRSLLPKLHRKGARRYIVVSHSGVVLPGDRPRPLGTFATRVAGSLGLHSRLVDKQNEAAVLMQSDLDWTLVRCAKLKSLRTVGACIADRHSLRGGFVSTDTLARFLVHQIDCTSYLRSGVFVNSRNLNSHVSEYLRTHG; this comes from the coding sequence ATGAACCTTGCACGTTGCATTTGTGTGCTCGGCGGCGATACGGTGCTCGGTCGCCAAGTCATCTCGGTGGCTCGCCGTTGTGGTTTCCACGTCAAAACGCAAGTCCAAGATCCGAGCTTCGAGCACGCTGCCAACTCGCTCGAAGTGGTCCTCTGCGAATTGAACGACCAACGCTCGTTGACCGATGTGGTCAGCGATTGCATGGCCGTCATCAATTGCTACGGTCCCACCATGCGAACCTGCGGCAGTGGGGCCATGACAGAGGCGGCGAAATTAACTCGGTCACTGCTTCCCAAACTGCACCGCAAAGGCGCTCGGCGGTACATTGTCGTCTCGCACTCAGGAGTGGTTTTGCCGGGCGATCGACCACGTCCCTTGGGGACGTTTGCCACGCGTGTGGCAGGTTCGTTGGGACTTCACTCGCGATTGGTCGACAAGCAAAACGAAGCGGCGGTGTTGATGCAGAGCGATCTGGATTGGACGCTGGTCCGCTGCGCAAAATTGAAGTCACTGCGAACCGTTGGCGCTTGTATTGCCGATCGTCATTCGTTGCGAGGCGGATTCGTCAGCACCGATACCCTCGCTCGATTTCTTGTCCACCAAATCGACTGTACCAGCTATCTACGCAGCGGCGTTTTTGTCAACAGCCGCAACTTAAACTCGCACGTTAGCGAATACCTTCGCACCCATGGCTGA
- a CDS encoding adenylate/guanylate cyclase domain-containing protein has translation MSRIKVVPSPNKVVKPLETDERRFTDPYSCRDRPRPLVLVVDTDRESRADLEGKLKRYAYRVVGVESASTAIELMEQQRFDVCLLDMNFAEMDAVELIHRIRSSPTTGKPSIIVVADADARFAAADAIENGADDYLEKPADERLLHARIRSSLRQIDARLAELSKFLPRNILNQVLCDKNLLDKPCPADVSVMVCDVRGFSRTSERVGPVQTITWISDVMNELSRIVLDHGGTIVDYVGDEIMAMWGAPIASPQHAAEACHCAIAIQKAVVQLSEKWRSTVGADTRMGIGINSGLAVVGNTGSTHRIKYGPLGDTVNLASRVQGATKYLRSSILMTQSTASRVDAKLRGRRVCSVRVHNIREPVQLYELGNCGQQDLSASCIAYEMALSAFESEKHAEAQDILAELLLERPQDGPAKLLMLRVIQSQLGGVFDPVWTLPDG, from the coding sequence ATGTCGCGAATCAAAGTTGTCCCCTCACCTAACAAGGTCGTCAAACCGCTCGAAACCGACGAACGTCGTTTCACCGACCCCTACAGCTGCCGCGATCGACCACGACCGTTGGTATTGGTGGTCGATACGGATCGCGAGTCGCGTGCTGATTTGGAAGGCAAACTAAAACGCTACGCCTATCGCGTGGTGGGCGTTGAAAGTGCATCGACCGCGATTGAATTGATGGAACAGCAGCGTTTTGACGTCTGTTTATTGGACATGAACTTCGCGGAAATGGATGCAGTAGAATTGATACATCGAATACGCAGCTCACCCACCACTGGCAAACCATCGATCATCGTCGTCGCCGACGCCGACGCCCGCTTTGCAGCCGCAGACGCGATCGAAAATGGAGCCGATGACTATCTGGAAAAACCGGCCGATGAGCGATTGTTGCATGCCAGGATCCGTTCGAGTCTGCGTCAAATCGATGCTCGATTGGCAGAGCTGAGCAAGTTCTTGCCTCGGAACATTTTGAATCAAGTCCTCTGTGACAAAAATTTGCTCGACAAGCCGTGTCCCGCAGACGTCTCGGTCATGGTGTGTGACGTCCGTGGATTTAGCCGCACCAGCGAGCGTGTGGGTCCGGTACAGACGATCACTTGGATCAGCGACGTGATGAACGAGCTGAGCCGAATTGTGCTGGACCATGGCGGCACGATCGTCGATTATGTCGGCGACGAAATCATGGCGATGTGGGGGGCCCCGATCGCTTCGCCACAACATGCCGCCGAGGCGTGTCATTGCGCGATCGCGATTCAAAAGGCGGTGGTCCAGCTGAGCGAAAAATGGCGTTCCACGGTCGGAGCCGACACACGGATGGGCATCGGGATCAACAGCGGGTTGGCGGTCGTCGGCAACACGGGATCAACCCATCGAATCAAATATGGCCCGCTCGGTGACACCGTGAATTTGGCCAGCCGGGTGCAAGGAGCGACGAAATACTTGCGGAGTTCAATCCTGATGACGCAGAGCACTGCCAGCCGGGTGGATGCGAAACTGCGTGGGCGACGCGTTTGCAGTGTTCGCGTTCACAACATTCGCGAGCCGGTGCAGCTGTACGAGCTCGGGAACTGTGGGCAACAGGATTTGAGTGCCAGTTGTATCGCGTATGAGATGGCGCTTTCGGCATTCGAGTCGGAAAAACACGCCGAAGCACAAGACATCCTGGCTGAACTGCTGCTGGAACGCCCGCAGGACGGGCCAGCGAAATTACTGATGTTGCGGGTGATCCAGTCGCAACTCGGGGGCGTCTTTGACCCTGTTTGGACGCTGCCGGACGGCTAG
- a CDS encoding VTC domain-containing protein encodes MKFLPRYECTFVLDDIAATALIESASRRMDPPASNDVSDLFYDTENWHRPAKTKAIDKTIYRVRRIDHAWDVFLEQQRREKQTSKLRRSIVPSSELKRLEMDEVDKTWEAAWFHKNILKHGLRRSLKVRFDRLAFDADSIEGPLRLTIDQNIRCQVFSDLVNPNQNPSTPIPMHLVRMKYFVSLPAIFKSLIYEFALLPNPTSMYRECVLCCPVDQCAAMCRSLHSTEHKVAEPKVTAPKVTKTQLTAPQLTETASTVEVATCQFG; translated from the coding sequence GTGAAATTCCTTCCCCGTTACGAGTGCACCTTTGTCCTGGATGACATCGCGGCGACGGCCTTGATCGAATCGGCTTCCCGCCGGATGGATCCTCCGGCTTCCAACGACGTCAGCGACCTGTTTTATGACACCGAAAATTGGCATCGTCCGGCCAAAACCAAAGCCATCGACAAAACGATTTACCGGGTGCGCCGTATCGACCATGCTTGGGACGTGTTCCTCGAGCAACAACGGCGTGAAAAACAGACGAGCAAACTGCGCCGCAGCATCGTCCCGTCGAGCGAACTAAAACGGCTTGAGATGGACGAAGTGGACAAGACATGGGAAGCCGCTTGGTTTCATAAAAACATCCTCAAACATGGGCTGCGGCGAAGCTTGAAAGTCCGATTCGACCGTCTCGCATTTGATGCGGATTCGATCGAGGGACCGCTTCGTTTGACCATCGACCAAAATATCCGCTGCCAAGTGTTTTCCGACTTGGTCAATCCCAACCAAAACCCATCCACCCCAATTCCAATGCATTTGGTGCGGATGAAGTATTTTGTTTCGCTTCCTGCAATTTTTAAATCACTGATCTATGAATTTGCGCTGCTGCCCAACCCGACGTCGATGTATCGGGAGTGTGTTTTGTGTTGCCCAGTGGATCAATGTGCGGCGATGTGCCGTTCGCTACATTCCACCGAACACAAAGTCGCCGAACCCAAAGTTACCGCCCCAAAAGTCACCAAAACGCAATTAACCGCACCGCAATTGACCGAAACCGCATCTACAGTTGAGGTGGCGACATGCCAATTTGGTTAA
- a CDS encoding DUF4956 domain-containing protein, with protein sequence MPIWLTEAVGTPSESTALQMTFRLVIAFLCGCTIAAIYRWVRPSEKIMPTFPATLVLLAILCAMLPLVIGQNVAWAFGLVGALSIVRFRTVVEDTHDITFVIFAVLVGMAVGADQLIVAIVGMAVTGIAAFLVRPRHDSTTASGFAGDARLSIRLGIGRDPDLMLGDIFDRLLSKVELTSGETSKQGASLDLNYRVRLKPDAKPTDLINQLNLIDGVQSVELRQSR encoded by the coding sequence ATGCCAATTTGGTTAACCGAAGCGGTGGGCACCCCGTCCGAAAGCACAGCCCTGCAGATGACCTTTCGTTTGGTGATCGCGTTTTTGTGTGGTTGCACGATCGCAGCAATCTATCGTTGGGTACGACCGAGCGAGAAGATCATGCCGACGTTCCCAGCCACGCTGGTGTTGTTGGCGATTCTGTGTGCGATGTTGCCGTTGGTGATTGGCCAAAATGTTGCATGGGCATTTGGATTGGTTGGCGCCTTGTCGATCGTTCGCTTTCGCACGGTGGTCGAAGACACCCACGATATCACCTTTGTCATCTTTGCCGTGTTGGTAGGGATGGCGGTTGGTGCAGACCAATTGATCGTCGCCATCGTCGGCATGGCCGTGACCGGCATCGCGGCATTCTTGGTGCGACCGCGACACGACAGTACAACGGCAAGCGGATTTGCCGGAGACGCTCGATTGTCCATCCGACTTGGAATCGGACGCGATCCCGATTTGATGCTGGGCGACATTTTTGACCGTTTACTTTCCAAGGTGGAATTGACGTCTGGGGAAACCAGCAAACAAGGCGCGTCGCTCGATCTGAACTATCGCGTCCGATTGAAACCCGATGCCAAACCCACCGACCTGATCAACCAATTGAACCTAATCGACGGCGTCCAAAGCGTTGAACTTCGTCAAAGCCGCTAA
- a CDS encoding CotH kinase family protein, translating to MKRLRVPVCLVTCTVMVLGVIAYAQPPGSFEFGGGGPGGPGGFGGPGGFGGPGMRGPGGMNREERKLLEQFDQDKNGWLDRSERAVARKSIKQENASAANRPAPDGEPRAAGRRPGGPDAGGPDADGAIEGGRRGMRGPGGMRGRGPATEPGTPGPKVSPADVANYPDKPLYDTEVLRTVFLEFENDDWELELEDFHGTDVDVAAQMQIDGKVYPNVGVHFRGMSSYGHVSRGSKRPLNISLDMADDEQRIDGYKTLNLLNCHGDPSMMSSVVYSHIARQYIPTPKANFVHVVINGESWGLYVSVQQFDKIFLEENFGASKGTRWKVSGNPGADGGLRYLGTDLDEYKARYEMKSNDGKKAWMSLIELCRTLNETPPDQLESALDPILDIDGALKFLALDVALVNGDGYWTRASDYSIFLDADGKFHLVPHDMNEAFALSAHGGGPGGRGPGGFGGPGGPGGFDGPGGFGGPGAPGDAGPREPGPREPGPREPGPRDFGAREPGGQERGARDFEGRGRQGRRGPGGGGPGHGGVDLDPLVGLDSERMPLRSRLLAVPELRERYMQYIAEIANESLDWSTLGPVVTGYRDLIAPVVKADTRKLDSTEAFLTATRSGDGSHEGATEPMSLQKFATERSKFLKSKL from the coding sequence ATGAAACGACTACGTGTCCCTGTTTGTCTCGTGACGTGCACCGTAATGGTGCTGGGCGTGATCGCATACGCTCAACCCCCAGGTTCGTTTGAATTTGGCGGTGGAGGACCGGGTGGTCCAGGCGGCTTCGGAGGCCCAGGCGGTTTCGGAGGTCCGGGGATGCGAGGCCCCGGCGGCATGAATCGTGAAGAACGCAAGCTGCTCGAGCAGTTTGATCAAGACAAAAATGGATGGCTTGACCGATCCGAGCGAGCGGTGGCACGTAAAAGCATCAAACAGGAAAACGCGTCGGCCGCAAACCGACCGGCCCCCGATGGGGAACCACGTGCTGCGGGGCGCCGTCCCGGTGGACCTGACGCCGGTGGACCTGACGCCGACGGAGCGATCGAAGGTGGACGCCGGGGAATGCGTGGACCTGGGGGAATGCGTGGCCGCGGCCCCGCCACCGAACCTGGAACCCCGGGACCGAAGGTTTCGCCGGCGGACGTTGCCAACTACCCTGACAAACCGCTTTACGACACCGAGGTCTTGCGTACGGTATTCCTGGAATTTGAAAATGACGACTGGGAACTGGAACTCGAAGATTTTCATGGAACCGACGTCGATGTCGCTGCTCAGATGCAAATCGACGGAAAAGTCTACCCCAATGTCGGCGTTCATTTTCGCGGCATGTCGTCCTACGGACATGTGTCTCGCGGCAGCAAACGCCCCTTGAACATTTCGCTTGACATGGCGGATGACGAGCAGCGGATCGATGGATACAAGACATTGAACCTGCTGAATTGTCATGGCGATCCGTCGATGATGAGTTCGGTGGTCTACTCGCATATTGCTCGGCAATACATCCCCACGCCCAAAGCCAACTTTGTCCACGTCGTCATTAACGGCGAAAGCTGGGGGTTGTATGTCAGCGTGCAACAGTTTGACAAAATCTTCCTCGAGGAAAATTTCGGAGCGTCCAAGGGCACACGCTGGAAGGTCAGCGGAAACCCGGGTGCGGATGGCGGCCTGCGTTACCTTGGCACGGATCTCGACGAATACAAAGCCCGCTACGAGATGAAATCCAACGATGGCAAGAAGGCGTGGATGTCGCTCATCGAACTATGCCGAACGCTGAATGAAACTCCGCCGGATCAATTGGAATCCGCGTTGGATCCGATCCTCGATATCGATGGTGCGTTGAAGTTCTTGGCGTTGGACGTTGCCTTGGTCAACGGCGATGGCTACTGGACGCGTGCGAGCGACTACAGCATTTTTCTTGATGCAGACGGAAAGTTCCACCTCGTGCCACACGATATGAACGAAGCCTTCGCATTGTCGGCGCACGGTGGGGGCCCTGGAGGCCGAGGACCTGGTGGATTTGGTGGACCTGGTGGCCCCGGTGGATTTGATGGTCCAGGTGGGTTTGGCGGTCCCGGTGCCCCTGGTGACGCCGGTCCCCGTGAGCCCGGTCCTCGTGAGCCCGGTCCTCGTGAGCCCGGTCCTCGTGACTTTGGTGCCAGAGAACCTGGCGGCCAGGAACGCGGCGCCCGAGATTTCGAGGGGCGTGGCCGTCAAGGACGTCGAGGTCCCGGTGGCGGTGGTCCGGGCCACGGTGGGGTCGACTTGGATCCGCTGGTGGGGCTCGACAGCGAACGGATGCCGCTGCGTAGTCGATTGTTGGCCGTGCCCGAACTACGTGAGCGTTACATGCAATACATCGCAGAGATAGCTAACGAGTCGCTCGATTGGTCGACGCTCGGTCCAGTGGTCACCGGTTATCGCGACTTGATCGCCCCGGTCGTGAAAGCGGACACACGCAAACTCGATTCGACCGAAGCGTTTCTCACCGCGACGCGATCTGGTGACGGTTCGCACGAAGGAGCAACCGAGCCGATGTCGCTGCAAAAATTCGCGACCGAGCGAAGCAAGTTCTTGAAGTCAAAGCTGTAG
- a CDS encoding alpha/beta hydrolase, with amino-acid sequence MKAFSCICTLVFLCFSLPSAQALETKGFSPDKRLVYKSVGDTKLKLHVFEPADHKATDSRPVAVFFFGGGWVGGSPSQFYPHCEYLASRGIVAIAAEYRVKSKHNTTPKECVKDGKSAIRWVRSHASELGIDPNKVIAGGGSAGGHVAAATATTEAFNEAGEDTSVSCVPNALVLFNPVFDNGPVGGWSHSKVKEYWQDISPAHNISATTPPTIVLLGTKDKLIPVETAERYKKNMEANGRRCDLHLYEDQEHGFFNFNKPENYQATVKAMDRFLASLGYLQGEPTLK; translated from the coding sequence ATGAAAGCGTTCTCGTGCATTTGTACCCTCGTATTTCTTTGCTTTTCGCTCCCTTCGGCCCAGGCACTTGAAACCAAAGGGTTCTCGCCTGACAAGCGACTTGTCTACAAGTCGGTGGGGGACACCAAGCTAAAATTGCACGTCTTTGAACCCGCTGATCACAAGGCCACCGATTCACGCCCCGTGGCGGTCTTCTTTTTCGGCGGTGGCTGGGTGGGCGGCAGTCCAAGCCAATTTTATCCGCATTGCGAGTACCTAGCCTCACGTGGAATCGTGGCAATCGCCGCGGAATATCGCGTCAAAAGCAAACACAACACGACTCCCAAAGAATGTGTCAAAGACGGCAAGTCCGCGATCCGCTGGGTTCGCTCGCACGCCAGCGAGTTGGGGATTGATCCGAACAAGGTGATTGCTGGTGGTGGATCCGCCGGAGGCCATGTCGCCGCTGCTACTGCAACCACCGAGGCGTTCAACGAAGCAGGCGAAGATACCAGCGTTAGCTGCGTCCCCAACGCGTTGGTGTTGTTCAATCCCGTATTTGACAACGGCCCCGTCGGCGGTTGGTCGCACAGTAAAGTCAAAGAATATTGGCAAGACATTTCACCGGCGCACAACATCAGCGCGACGACGCCACCGACGATTGTGTTGCTCGGCACCAAAGACAAACTGATTCCTGTCGAGACGGCCGAGCGATACAAAAAGAACATGGAAGCGAACGGTCGCCGCTGTGACTTGCATTTGTACGAAGATCAAGAACATGGATTCTTTAATTTCAATAAGCCTGAAAACTACCAAGCGACGGTCAAAGCGATGGATCGATTCTTGGCCTCGCTGGGATACCTACAAGGCGAACCGACATTGAAGTAA
- the prpC gene encoding bifunctional 2-methylcitrate synthase/citrate synthase, producing MITTSEAGLAGVVAGQTALSTVGKKGFGLTYRGYSIEDLSEHASFEEVAWLLLHGELPIYEQLVSFSEELRLRRSLPDRLKQVLEILPRTSHPMDVLRTGCSVLGCLEPEESPEQQTEIAMRLLSSFPSMLCYWHHFHHGGQRIEVETDDDSIAGHFLHLLHGHPAAEHLRRALDVSLILYAEHEFNASTFAARITASTMSDLYSAIGTGIGTLRGPLHGGANEASMELIETYVNADAAEQGVLDQLAAKQKIMGFGHRVYKTVDPRSDVIKRWSHTLCDETALLPLYEISERIEAVMRREKGLFPNLDFYAATVFHCLGIPTTMFTPLFVFARTAGWSAHVFEQRSNNRLIRPAAEYHGPGPRVFVPINERA from the coding sequence ATGATTACTACATCCGAAGCTGGATTGGCGGGCGTCGTGGCCGGCCAAACGGCGCTCAGCACGGTCGGCAAAAAAGGATTCGGGCTGACGTACCGGGGTTATTCGATCGAAGATCTGTCCGAGCACGCGTCCTTTGAGGAAGTCGCTTGGCTATTGCTTCACGGTGAATTACCCATTTACGAGCAATTGGTGTCCTTTTCTGAAGAATTGCGTCTTCGTCGTTCGTTGCCTGATCGGTTGAAACAGGTTCTCGAGATTTTGCCTCGGACTTCACATCCGATGGATGTATTGCGTACTGGTTGTTCTGTGTTGGGATGTTTGGAACCGGAGGAATCGCCGGAGCAACAGACTGAGATTGCGATGCGGCTTCTGAGTTCGTTTCCATCGATGTTGTGTTATTGGCATCACTTTCATCACGGGGGCCAACGAATTGAAGTGGAGACGGATGACGACAGTATCGCGGGCCATTTTCTTCATTTGTTGCATGGTCATCCGGCTGCCGAACATCTGCGTCGTGCGCTCGATGTGTCGTTGATCTTGTATGCCGAACACGAATTCAACGCGTCCACGTTTGCAGCGCGGATCACGGCATCGACGATGTCCGATCTGTATTCCGCGATCGGGACTGGCATTGGAACATTACGAGGCCCGCTGCATGGTGGAGCCAACGAAGCGTCGATGGAATTGATTGAAACCTATGTCAATGCCGACGCCGCAGAACAGGGCGTGCTCGACCAACTTGCTGCGAAACAAAAGATTATGGGCTTTGGTCATCGCGTTTACAAAACCGTCGATCCTCGTTCGGACGTGATCAAGCGTTGGTCGCACACACTTTGTGACGAAACCGCACTGCTGCCGCTATACGAGATTTCCGAGCGAATCGAAGCGGTGATGCGGCGTGAGAAAGGACTCTTTCCGAACCTCGATTTTTATGCGGCTACCGTTTTTCATTGCCTTGGCATTCCGACAACAATGTTTACGCCGTTATTTGTGTTTGCGCGAACCGCAGGTTGGTCCGCTCACGTGTTCGAGCAACGCAGTAACAATCGTTTGATTCGCCCAGCCGCCGAATACCACGGCCCCGGCCCGAGAGTGTTCGTCCCGATCAACGAACGAGCATGA